The nucleotide sequence CACCACCACGGCCTACGACTTTCGGCCCTTCATCATCGCCGACGCCGACACCGGCCACGGCGGTGATCCACACGTGCGCAACCTCATCCGCCGCTTCGTCGAGGTTGGAGTGCCTGGCTACCACATCGAGGACCAGCGCCCGGGCACCAAGAAGTGCGGCCACCAAGGCGGCAAGGTTCTGGTGCCGTCCGACGAACAGATCAAGCGTCTCAACGCCGCTCGTTTCCAGCTCGACGTGATGCGAGTCCCGGGCATCATCGTCGCGCGCACCGATGCCGAAGCAGCCAATCTGATCGACAGCCGCGCCGACGAACGGGACCAGCCTTTCCTGCTGGGCGCCACCAAACTCGATATCCCCTCCTACAAGTCCTGCTTCCTGGCCATGCTCCGGCGCTTCTACGAACTGGGCGTCAAGGAACTCAACGGTCACCTGCTCTACGCTCTCGCCGATGCCGAGTACGCCGCCGCCAACGGCTGGCTCGAGCGTTCCGGCATCATGGGCCTGATCTCCGACGCCGTTAACTCCTGGCGCGAAGACGGGATGCAGACTATCGACGACCTTTTCGACCAAGTCGAATCCCGGTTCGTGGCCGCGTGGGAGGACGACGCCGGCCTGATGACCTATGCAGAGGCCGTGGCCGAGGTGCTCGCGTTCGGTCAAAGCGAAGGCGATCCGGTGGCGATGAGCCCCGAAGAATGGCGGACTTTCGCCGCGCGCGCATCGCTTTATGCGGCTCGGCAAAAGGCGAAGGAATTGGGCGTCGACCCCGGCTGGGACTGCGAGTTGGCAAAAACGCCAGAAGGCTACTACCAAATCCGGGGCGGCATACCGTATGCCATCGCCAAGTCGCTTGCGGCGGCACCATTTGCCGACATCCTCTGGATGGAGACCAAGACGGCCGACCTCGCCGACGCGCGGCAATTCGCCGAGGCGATCCATGCCGAGTTCCCGGACCAGATGTTGGCCTACAACCTCTCGCCGTCGTTCAACTGGGATACCACCGGCATGACCGACGAGGAGATGAAGCGCTTCCCCGAAGAGCTGGGCAAGATGGGCTTCGTCTTCAACTTCATCACCTACGGTGGGCATCAGATCGATGGTGTTGCCTCCGAAGAATTCGCAACGGCGTTGCGACAGGACGGCATGCTGGCGCTGGCTCGGCTGCAGCGCAAGATGCGCCTCGTCGAGTCCCCTTATCGCACACCACAGACCCTGGTCGGCGGCCCGCGCAGCGATGCTGCGCTGCAAGCCTCGTCCGGACGCACGGCGACTACCAAGGCGATGGGCAAGGGCTCCACACAGCACCAACATCTCGTGCAGACCGAGGTGCCCAAGAAGCTGCTGGAGGAGTGGCTGGCGCTGTGGAGCGATCACTACCAGCTGGGCGAAAAGCTGCGCGTTCAGCTGCGGCCTCGCCGCGCCGGCTCCGACGTGCTGGAACTGGGAATCTACGGCAACGACGACGAACAGTTGGCCAACGTCGTGTTCGATCCCATCAAGGACCGCCACGGCCGCAGCATTCTCACCGTGCGTGACCAGAACACGTTCGCTCACAAGCTTCGCCAGAAGCGGCTGATGACCTTGATCCACCTCTGGCTGGTCCACCGGTTCAAGGCTGACGCGGTCTACTACGTCACGCCTACCGAAGACAACCAGTATCAGACCTCAAAGATGAAGTCGCATGGGATCTTCAGCGAGGTCAACCAGGACGTGGGCGAGATCATTGTCGCGGAGGTCAACCGCCCGCGCATCGAGGAGTTGCTGACGGCGGACCGGGTGGCGCTGCGACAGTTGATCACCAAGGGCGACTAGGCGTACATCTGCCGCTCGGGAGTTCACCCAGCGAGGTTCCAGTCAGCCGGATGGCGCGATGGATTGACCGTGCCATCCGGCAGGAGCTACGACGGCTACGGGGTGACGCTCTGGAAGAACAAGCCCGACAGGCTGCTGCCGACATTGGCGAAGCCCGACACCAGACTGGTCATCGCTAACGGCAACGTGCCGGTGTTGGCGAAGCCCGAAACACCGGTGCCCAGGTTGGAGAAGCCCGAGAACACGCTGCCGTAGTTTTGGTAGCCCGAGCCACCAATCAGTCCGGTGGCGTTTGTGTTGAACCAGCCCGACAGCCCCGATCCGTTGTTGCCAAACCCAGAACTGCCGCCCGCTCCGGCATTGAAGAAGCCCGATGACGGCGCAGTGCTCGAGTTGAGGAAACCTGAACCGGCGGGGATCGAAACTTGCGCCAACGTACCGGCCGGCACGTGAATGCTCGGGATGGTGAGCGCAGGCGTGGTGAAAGACGCCAGGCCTATCGGCGGGATGGTGAGTTCCCCTGTTGTCGTGGGCGGAATGTTGATCTGCGGGAGGGTGAACCCACCAACCGCAATCGGATCGATGGTGAACGGCTCAGTCGTAATCTGCGGAGTACTGATCTGCGGAAGCGTGAACCCACCAACCGCAATCGGATCGATGGTGAACGGCTCAGTCGTAATCTGCGGAGTACTGATCTGCGGAAGCGTGAACCCACCAACCGCAATCGGATCGATGGTGAACGGCTCAGTCGTAATCTGCGGAGTACTGATCTGCGGAAGCGTGAACCCACCAACCGCAATCGGATCGATGGTGAACGGCTCAGTCGTAATCTGCGGAGTACTGATCTGCGGAAGCGTGAAGCCATCAAGCGCAATCGGATCGATGCTCAACGGGGGAGTCGTGAACTCGGGAGTGGTAATCGCCGGCAATGTGAAATCGGCGAGGTGAATGGGCGGAACGTTGATACCCGGGATGGTGAAGTTGGGCAGGCTGAAGCCGGAGATAGAGATTGGACTGATGGTGAATCCGCTGAGGCCAATGGGCCCGAGTGTAAGCGTTCCGGTCTCGAGGTAGGCCCCCTCCATCCCATAAAAATTACCAATGGCCGGATACTGGCCCGCGATACCTGTTTGCAAAGCAATTATGTTGTTGGGAATGAGCGCCTTGAAATCGAGATGGAAGCCCGGAATTGTGACAACGGGACCAGCTATTGTGGGCGTTACTATCGTAGGCGTGGTAAACGAACCCGTAGTGATGTTGTTGACGAATATCGACTGAGTGGTGATCCCCGGCAGATCAAAACTACCAATAGCGGTACCCGCAGGTATCGATATCGATGGAATTGTCAACGATGGGATCGCCAATCCCGGCAAGTTAAACGCACCCACCGTAATATTCGCCGGCGTCGTCGCCGCCGGAATCGTCAACGGCGGCAGCGTCAACCCAGGCAGATCAAACGCACCCACCGTAATATTCGCCGGCGTCGTCGCCGCCGGAATCGTCAACGGCGGCAGCGTCAATCCCGGCAAGTTAAACGCACCCACCGTAATATTCGCCGGCGTCGTCGCCGCCGGAATCGTCAACGGCGGCAGCGTCAACCCCGGCAGATCAAACGCACCCACCGTAATATTCGCCGGCGTCGTCGCCGCCGGAATCGTCAACGGCGGCAGCGTCAACCCCGGCAGATCAAACGCACCCACCGTAATATTCGCCGGCGTCGTAATGGCAGGTAGCGACATCGAGGGCAGTGTTAGGGCAGGCAGATTGAAGCCCGGAACCGTGATCCCCGGAACGTCAAGAGGCGGCAACGTTAGCTCGGGCAGTCCGATTCCGAAGTACAGGCGGCCCTGACCGACGCCGCGGAAAAAGATGCCGTTATTCATGTCTCCCGTGTTGAACAGGCCGTTGTTCATGTCTCCCGAGTTGAGAATTCCGGTGTTGATGCTGCCGGAATTCAACCAACCAGTGTTCGCGCCCCCGATGTTAAATGAACCCGTGTTGGACGAGCCTGGATTGAAACCCCCCATGTTGTAGCTGCCGGTGTTCAAGATTCCCGTATTTCCATCGCCCACGTTCAGGACGCCGGTGTTAAATGAACCGGCATTGAAGAGGCCAGTACTGCCATTGCCCGAGTTGAATATTCCCGTGCCGAAGTTGCCGGTATTGCCAATCCCAAAATTGCCGCTACCAGAATTGAAGAAACCGATGTTTCCATCGCCCGAGTTGAACAGACCGACGTTGCCGGTGCCGGAATTCAGTAGGCCGATGCCGACCTGATTATTCCCGTTGAGCCCGATACCGATGTTGTTGTTTCCATTATTGCCAAACCCGAAGTTTCCACTTCCAATATTGGAGAAGCCATTATTGAAGTTTCCCAGATTTCCGAATCCAAAATTGTTGCTCCCGAGGTTTGAGGCTCCGATATTTGAACTACCAAAGTTTCCCGATCCAAAGTTGCCGCTACCTAGATTGCCGCTGCCGAAGTTTCCGAAGCCGTTGTTCCCGTTGCCAACGTTGCCACCACCGACATTGGCCAGACCGAGGTTGAGAGTTGTGACGCGATCCGGGACGGCCGGGGCGGCA is from Mycobacterium marinum and encodes:
- the aceA gene encoding isocitrate lyase ICL2 is translated as MAIAETDTEVRTPFEQEVADTQRYFDSSRFAGIVRLYTARQVVEQRGTIPNDYTVARTAAGAFYQRLRELYTEKKSVTTFGPYSPGQAVSMKRMGIEAIYLGGWATSAKGSTTEDPGPDLASYPLSQVPDDAAVLVRALLTADRNQEYLRLQMTDQQRATTTAYDFRPFIIADADTGHGGDPHVRNLIRRFVEVGVPGYHIEDQRPGTKKCGHQGGKVLVPSDEQIKRLNAARFQLDVMRVPGIIVARTDAEAANLIDSRADERDQPFLLGATKLDIPSYKSCFLAMLRRFYELGVKELNGHLLYALADAEYAAANGWLERSGIMGLISDAVNSWREDGMQTIDDLFDQVESRFVAAWEDDAGLMTYAEAVAEVLAFGQSEGDPVAMSPEEWRTFAARASLYAARQKAKELGVDPGWDCELAKTPEGYYQIRGGIPYAIAKSLAAAPFADILWMETKTADLADARQFAEAIHAEFPDQMLAYNLSPSFNWDTTGMTDEEMKRFPEELGKMGFVFNFITYGGHQIDGVASEEFATALRQDGMLALARLQRKMRLVESPYRTPQTLVGGPRSDAALQASSGRTATTKAMGKGSTQHQHLVQTEVPKKLLEEWLALWSDHYQLGEKLRVQLRPRRAGSDVLELGIYGNDDEQLANVVFDPIKDRHGRSILTVRDQNTFAHKLRQKRLMTLIHLWLVHRFKADAVYYVTPTEDNQYQTSKMKSHGIFSEVNQDVGEIIVAEVNRPRIEELLTADRVALRQLITKGD
- a CDS encoding PPE family protein → MNFSVLPPEINSALIFAGAGSEPMLTAAVAWDGLADELSMAASSFESITSGILSGSWQGAASLAMAGAAAPYAGWLATAAGQAAQAGAQASAMAAEFEAVRTAMVPPALVAANRSNLVSLVLSNLFGQNAPAIATVEAAYEEIWALDVSVMSAYHSGASAVVTALTPFAPLQSLAGLQSGLSTAMSGGASGAAAAPAVPDRVTTLNLGLANVGGGNVGNGNNGFGNFGSGNLGSGNFGSGNFGSSNIGASNLGSNNFGFGNLGNFNNGFSNIGSGNFGFGNNGNNNIGIGLNGNNQVGIGLLNSGTGNVGLFNSGDGNIGFFNSGSGNFGIGNTGNFGTGIFNSGNGSTGLFNAGSFNTGVLNVGDGNTGILNTGSYNMGGFNPGSSNTGSFNIGGANTGWLNSGSINTGILNSGDMNNGLFNTGDMNNGIFFRGVGQGRLYFGIGLPELTLPPLDVPGITVPGFNLPALTLPSMSLPAITTPANITVGAFDLPGLTLPPLTIPAATTPANITVGAFDLPGLTLPPLTIPAATTPANITVGAFNLPGLTLPPLTIPAATTPANITVGAFDLPGLTLPPLTIPAATTPANITVGAFNLPGLAIPSLTIPSISIPAGTAIGSFDLPGITTQSIFVNNITTGSFTTPTIVTPTIAGPVVTIPGFHLDFKALIPNNIIALQTGIAGQYPAIGNFYGMEGAYLETGTLTLGPIGLSGFTISPISISGFSLPNFTIPGINVPPIHLADFTLPAITTPEFTTPPLSIDPIALDGFTLPQISTPQITTEPFTIDPIAVGGFTLPQISTPQITTEPFTIDPIAVGGFTLPQISTPQITTEPFTIDPIAVGGFTLPQISTPQITTEPFTIDPIAVGGFTLPQINIPPTTTGELTIPPIGLASFTTPALTIPSIHVPAGTLAQVSIPAGSGFLNSSTAPSSGFFNAGAGGSSGFGNNGSGLSGWFNTNATGLIGGSGYQNYGSVFSGFSNLGTGVSGFANTGTLPLAMTSLVSGFANVGSSLSGLFFQSVTP